Genomic segment of Oscillatoria salina IIICB1:
GCTTAACTGAGCCAGCAGCAGAAGCATTGGCGCAAAACGAAGGTTTTGAAGTCGCGACAGTGAAAACCTACTTTAAAGGCAATTCTAAGGCGCTTGCAGAGGGCGAAACGGAAGGGATGGCAAAGGTGATTTATCGTCAAGACAACGGCGAACTGTTGGGAGTACATATTATTGGCATTCATGCTTCAGATTTAATTCAAGAAGCAGCTAATGCGATCGCCAATCGTCAGTCTGTACAAAATCTCGCTTTTAATGTTCATACCCATCCTACTCTCTCGGAAGTTCTCGACGAAGCTTTTAAACGAGCAGCTTAGAACAGTGAACAGTTATCAGCGATCAGTTAGCAGTTAGCAGTGAACAGTTAGCAATGAACAGTTAGCAGTTAGCAGTTAACAATTTGTCTCCCAATCACCTCCTCCCCAATCCCCAGTCCCTAATCCCCAGTCCCTGAAGAATGCAAATCAGAAGACGATCGCCAAATCCGCCCGTAGATATTAAATATTTACGCTATCAAGTAGCATTGCCAGATGCAGAACCGCGCAATATTTTAGAAAAAATAGTTTGGCACAAAGAAACAGAAGTAGACAAAATGCGCGATCGCCTGCCATTGTTAGAATTACGCAAGCAGTTGGAAACGGCGCCACCAGTGCGAGATTTTTTGGCGGGGTTGCGCTCAGGTAAGACTAAACCGGCTTTAATTGCTGAAGTGAAAAAAGCTTCTCCTTCAAAAGGTGTAATTCGGGAAGATTTCGATCCAGTGGCGATTGCTACCGCTTATCAACAAGCAGGTGCTAGCTGTATATCAGTTTTGAGCGATCGCGAATTCTTTCAAGGTAGTTACGAAAATATTACTTTGGTGAGGTCAGCAGTAGACTTGCCGATTTTGTGTAAGGAGTTTATTATTTATCCTTACCAGATTTATTTGGCTCGCGCTCATGGGGCTGATGCTGTCTTGCTGATTGCCGCAATTTTGAGCGAGATCGATTTGGGCTATTTTCTCAAAATTACTCGAACTTTGGGCATGGCTGCTTTAGTAGAAGTTCACAGTTTGGAAGAACTTGACCGGGTTTTAGCTGTAGAAGGGGTTAACCTAGTAGGTATTAATAATCGCAATCTGGAAGATTTTTCCGTCGATTTACAAACAACTTCTCAACTGTTGGAGTTACGAGGCAAAATTCTCAAACAAAGGGGTATAACCTTGGTTAGCGAGTCAGGGCTACATCAGCCAAGTGATTTGCATTTTGTGAGCCAAGCTGGTGCTGATGCAGTGCTAATTGGAGAATCCATTGTTAAACAATCCAATCCAGTAGCTGCGATCGCTAATTTATTTGCTGATGTCTGACAAGTTGCGATTATAAATTTGTTCACTAAATGGTAATCAGCTTTCATGGAGCAAATTCCTCTTCCCTCTCATATTCACTACGAACTACTACTGCAACTCCTGGAGCGTCAAAGTTTGTTTGCCGCTAATCAAACACCAGCAGTGCGCGAGCAAATCCA
This window contains:
- the trpC gene encoding indole-3-glycerol phosphate synthase TrpC, producing MQIRRRSPNPPVDIKYLRYQVALPDAEPRNILEKIVWHKETEVDKMRDRLPLLELRKQLETAPPVRDFLAGLRSGKTKPALIAEVKKASPSKGVIREDFDPVAIATAYQQAGASCISVLSDREFFQGSYENITLVRSAVDLPILCKEFIIYPYQIYLARAHGADAVLLIAAILSEIDLGYFLKITRTLGMAALVEVHSLEELDRVLAVEGVNLVGINNRNLEDFSVDLQTTSQLLELRGKILKQRGITLVSESGLHQPSDLHFVSQAGADAVLIGESIVKQSNPVAAIANLFADV